Sequence from the Planctomycetota bacterium genome:
ATCGGCTTATTCAAGTAATTTCTGATATAATTTGTGGACTTTCTCGACCATGGTTTTACCGTCAAACCAGTCTTTGACCAGTTCATATCCCCGGTTTCCCATTTTCCGCGCATTGGCATCGTCAGACAATAACGTTTCCACCGCGCTATAAAGGGCGTTGGCGTCTTTTGGGGTCACCAGGAACCCGGTTTTTCCGTTAATAATGACCTCCCCTGCCCCATCCAACTCGAATGATACGGCCGGCTTTTTCATGATTAATGCCTGTGGTAAGGCGCGTGCCAGCCCTTCCCTCAATGACGGGTGAACCAGGACATTCATCAGGCGTATGAGATGCGGAATTAATTCCGGTTTGACATGCCCGGTAAAGACAAAGTGCTTTTCCATGCCTTTGCGTGCAATTTCATCCTCTATCTGTGTCCTCAGGATTCCGTCTCCGACAAGCATAAACTTTACGTCCGGGAACTTCGCTATCAGGCGCGGGGCAATCTCCAGCAAAAACTCATGCCCCTTTAAAGGGAATAAACGCGCCACCGTGCCGATGACTTTATCCGTTTCGGCAATTCCATATTTGGTGCGCAGTTCATCCGTCCTATCCGGCTCGCCGAGGAAGTTTTCCAGCTCTATCCCGCTCCGGATGGTTTCAAACTGTTCCCTGCGGCCCACCCCAGCGGCCAGCGATTGCCTGGTCATGGCGTCCGCTATGCTTATGAGTTTCGTGGTAAAAGGCGCGCAAAACCTTTCCGCCAGTATATAAAACAGGTTCACCAGCTTATTCTGGAACGGATGGAACGGCAATCCGTATATGCTGTGGACGATTGTTTTTACCCCGGCCATCTTGGCGGCTAATCGTCCCAATATGCCTGCCTTTGAGCTGTGCGTATGGACGATATCCGGCCTCATGTTGCTTATCAAGCGGTAAATTTTTATAAAAGCGATAAAGTCCCTTATCGGGCAGATGTTGCGCCGTAGTTCCGGTATGAAAAGCAGGTTGATTTTATATCCTTTGGCGCGGGTGACGAGTTCCCCTTCTGGACCGATTGCCGGCCCGGTTGCAAGATAAATCTGGTATTGCGGCTTTTTCTGGAGGCCGTTAACGAGTAATAATGTATCTTCCTGTGCCCCGCCGAGAATCAAACGGGTGATTATATGTAATACTCTCGTCGGCTTGGCCGGTTTCATTTAGCGGTTTCCTTTTGTTCCGGTTTGTCAATATTGTTTTTGGTGATCCTGACGAAATATTGAATTTTATCCCGGTAGGTTTTCGGCATGAAAAAGATTACATTCCTGGTGTATTTTAAGACAGGCACGGTTAGGAACGAGTTCTTCAGCGTTGCAATCCCGAAAGCAGGGTAATATATAAGTCCCAGCAAAACAAAACCGCAGATAAGAGCGCTTTTTAGAAGCCCGAAAATCCCTCCGAATATCTGGTCGGCAAGCTTCAGCTTCACTTTCTCGACAGCCTTTTCCACGAACCAGCTGATAAAAAACATGATGAGATACATTATCAAAAACACAAAGAGGTATATAATCAGCTGGGCGACAAACTGGCTGTTAACCTTATCGGAAAGCCAATCCGCCAAAGGTTCGTGGATAATCAAGGTGATATAAACCGCAAGGATTAAAAACACAAAGCGCGAAAATTGCCAGATAAACCCGCTGAAAAACCCTAAAGTGATTCCGCCAAGCAGAATCACAATAAGTATAATATCAATTGCCCAGCCCATATTTTTTAATACTCTATCTTCAAAAGGCACAATCCGTGCGCCGGCATGGTCGGCCCGGCTTTGTTGCGGTCGCGCGATTTCAATATCTTCTTGATGTCCTCCGGGCTTATTTTCCCTTTGCCTGCCAGAAGCAGTGTACCGGCAATCGTCCTGACCATATTGTAAAGGAATCCGTTTCCTTTTACCATTATTTGGATGATGCGGTTTTCCCGTCCGTAAATATCGCGGATGCTGAGCCCGTTGAACATCGTAGTCGCCTCTTTAACGCTTATGGAATAAATGGTTCTGATGTTGTGGTATCTGCGGTTACGTTCAGAAGGCGAGCCGAAGGCACCGAAATCATGTTTCCCTTTTAAATACCGCGCGGCTTTCATCATCGCTTTTATATCCAGCCCGCTATCTTTGGAGTAATAGGCGAAGTTACGCTGTAAAGCCGATGATGTCGCCCCGTTGATTACAGTATAGCAATATGTCTTTGATTTCGCCTGGAATTGGGCGTTGAATTTATCCGGGGCTTGTTCAGCCCGGCGGATGATAATATCGCGCGGCAGATAGGCGTTAATGGCGGCGCGCAGGCGCTCCGGCGGTAATTTGGTTTGAGAGCTGAAATTAGCCACCTGGCCGAAGGCATGGACTCCGGTATCCGTCCGGCTGGCGCCGTAGAGTATCGGTTTTTCCCCGGTCGCTTTTTGGATAGCCTTTAGCACGGTTTCCTGGATAGTGGCGTGGTGGCCGTTTTGGCTTTGCCACCCGAAGTAGCCCGATCCGTCGTATTCGATAGTCAGTTTTATGTTTCTTTTCACTGTAGCATCCATTTATACCAATTATTTTTGATAGGGTCAAGAAATGATTATGCTGGGCAATGCCGGAGAAAAGAAAAGGTGGAGTCCCGATAAATCGGGACGACATTCCCGAGCCTCTACCATAATAAAACATAATAAGGCGTCCCCCGCAACGTAGTGAAGAGGGGAAATAAAATAAAGGGGGGCGGCCATCCCAAAACCAATCATGAGACCGCCCTCTAACTCTTTAGACTCCAAGAACTCTTTCGACTCCACGGACTCTATTATACTTGGTTCATTTTCACCGATAGATACAACTGCGGAACGTCTTTACAAAAGGGTCCGTTATCCTTCATAACGTCACTTGACTGCGCAATTTGGAGTAAGATGATTCAGCTCCAAGGCATTACTTATCATTACTGAATATGCTAATTATCCGAAGTATTTACTGCGGAAAGAATCATATCAATCTGAGTCCAATAAACTTTGGAACGGCTAAAGACTTCGCACCCTACCAGATAAGTAATCTACCCCCTCCCTACCCGTATACCCTATACCCCCTGCCATACCCCTATCCGGAGTATCCCGAACCCGGAAAGGGAGTATATAGATTTTCTATCCGGAGGGAATAAAATAGCCTGAACCACCCGGAGCCGGTATCACCACCACCTATACCCACCTACCCTATACCTCCCTCCCTACCCGCATCCGGAGCGTCTAAAGCACTTAGAGGGTATGTCCGACGGAAAATAAGATTAACAAGACGTTTTGCCTGTCCCACTTATTTAAAGCGGCATTTTATGTTAAGAATAATTCATTCGTAGTCGTTGATTTTGTTGGGGTTGGCAAGAGTGTCCCAGCTCCCAGACACTATGTATATACGGCATGGTAAGCAAAAAGGGACAGGAAAAATTTGAGCATTTTGAAAATAGTTTCCAACCCCAGATAAATAAAGATGTTGGAAATACATAAATTTTCGCTTTACAAAATTTTGTAGGGGGGAGGGGTGGCAGTGGGGAGTGGTATGGCATGCACTCACCCGGCATATAGCGTGCACTCTCCCAGCGTATGGCATATACTCCCCCCGCATAGAGCATATACTGCCCCGGCATTCGGTATGCACCCGCCCCGCGTATAGCGTGCCCCCTTCCCTCATAGAGCGTATACTACCCCCTGATTCGGTATACACTCCCCTCGCATAGGGTATGCACCCTCACCGCGTATAGCGTGCACTCCCCCTCAGTTCGGTATACACTCCCCCGGCATATGGCATGCACTCCCCCAGCATACAGTATACACTCTCCCCGCACAGAGCATAAGGTGTCTACTTAACTTTCCTTACCGACAGGAAATGTTCATCGTTAATGGCAAGGCAGGTTTAACCCGCCTGTTTTGGTGTGGTACAGATACTACTTAACAATTACACTCCAGTTGCTTAATATCTAATAGAGCAAAAATAGGGTATTCTTGAACTGTTGCTCCTTCAACTGATTTTTTAGCAGATTCGGCAAGCATATCTAAGTTTTCTAAATCTGAATATTTAAGCTCTCTGCTAAAGCCAATAATAGGACCTTGTTGCGTTCCGGGAGTATTAGTTTCTGTTAGTTTTTCTCCTCGTGATCCTCCTCGTGCTCTTGTTCTTTTCAACCCAAACGAATCTATAAAATCAATCGAATTGTTGCCACAATACGTATATAGATTAAACAACTCGTCATCACGCTCAGGGTCGGTTTGGAGGAATCTACCTAAAGTCGTGCTGTAGGTTCTGGCTCTATAGAAATACAAACCAGTTTCTGCGTCAAGTTCCCTGCCGGTAAACAAGAACCTATTCCCTATCACGGATTCTGTCCGTTCAGTTGTTCCATCCGGAGCATAAATCTTTGTCTTGCCGTAAGCTTCGTATTTATCAAATTGTCAAAGAACAGTAATTGTTTCTATTGCTATTTTAATTCATTAGAAGGAATTAATCTCGCGCCAGTCAACTCATTGCTAATGATTAATTCTTTCACTTTTTCAGCAACCAATATAATTCTCGGATAGCCGACAACGGTAAATACGTCACTTCCATCCCAAGTTCTCTCGTTCACAATTATTCCATGTTTAAAGCCAGAATATATTTTTAATCCACAATAGTCGCATTTTTCTTTGAGGGAAATACCTGATTTTTTATCAGCATCCCCACCCTTTCCAGTCACGGTGAATTCCCATAGTTTATAAGATAATTTTATTTTAGCCTTATTAACTTCAACCGGTTTAAGTTTATATCCAGTTATTTTATTCTCATGTAATATCTTTGCAATTTTATCTGTAATTATACATTCACTTAAAAAAGTCCACAAAAAATCACCAGTTGTCTTGCTTGGGATATCAATTTTTAACGTTCCAACTCTATCGCCATTCCTTTGGTGACCTTTATATCTTGGGCATTTAATACTTTTCCAATCCGTATCCAACGCATAATCAATATGTTTAAATCGATGGTCATTCCACATATGATAGAAATTCATAATTTCTCCTTCCTGTTAAATACCAAATTTTTTCCTCATCGCTTTCAATTGGTTTAATATTTGTCCGGACGTGGCATCAGGATTCCTCAATATCCATTCTTCCCAGACCTTGTTCCAGTTCCCACCTAATAAAGTATGAATGCCTTTGCCGGATTTCAATCTATGTTTTGCTCGACTTAATAAAACCGTGAATTCTTCTACATCTAATCCTTTACTTGCAAAGAATTTCTTAAGTTTTTTTGCTTTTGGAAGCAGATGATGAACCTCAAGTATTTCCTGTGCTTTCTTAAGTTTTTTTGCAAGTCTTGCGATTTTCGCAACAGCCCTACCTCCCTTAGCCGCAATTTTTGCGGCGGTTTTTTCTTGTCCTAATCCAGGAACATAACTAAGCGCTGCATCTACTCCAAACGCGGCAATCGCAACCACCGCGATTGCTTTTGCATACCATGCTCCGCCTTTATAATATTTAGTTGCGGTTTCGATATCTGATTTATTTGTGGCGACATCCGCGACAAGTTCAGCTATCGCTGAAGATAGAGCTTCTTCTGCTTGTTTTTCCTCCTCTAACGCTTTTATTAATTCAGGATTTTCCAATGCAAGAATCATCGCATCTATCGCATCTAAAAAATCTTGCCGCGCTTGTCGTTCCCTCTGTTCTTTTCGTGCTTGCTCCATTTGGGAGGGGAGAACAGGAAATAATGTATTAAATAGCAAGTCGAACCCTGATTTTGGCGGCTTATATTCTTTTTGACCTCCTATTATATTATCAGGATCAATAATAATCGGCCCTTCCGGAATTATCACGTCGGAGCCTTGGAATATTGAGGGATCTACATATAGTGTTATTCCCTCCGATAAACCTGAATCTCCTGCTGCCGCTTCTGCTGCTGCAGCCTTCTTTGCATTTATATCCTGCAATGCTCGTCCCAATTCATGGCTAAAATCAGTGTTTCCTACTTCATAAGTGCCTATCTCTTGATTATAATTATATCCATTAAACAATATAGTGTTGCCAATTGCAGATTGCGCGATTGAATTACCATTTGCATCAAAAAAGCTTGGCTTTCCATAAGCGCTATATTTATACCTTTCAACAATATTCCCAGCGGAATTAGTAACAGCATATATTGAACCGGTTTCGTTTTCATGGAAATAAAATAGTCCCGCAACAGGGAATTGCGTGCTTGGAGCGGGAACTTCCATCTGCACTATTTCATTACCGTAAATAGAATATGCTAAAACGACATCATTAGTATTTATTTTCTGAACTACGTGTAAACCGTCAAAATAATGCTTTATTGTCTCTTGAGCGCTATTTGTCTTTGATACCCGCCTCCCCGTAGCGTCATACCAATACTTGGCTACCAGAGAGTTATCGCTCACCAGCCTAACTTCCGCAAGCCTGTTGGCGTAATCGTAATAATACTTATACGTGCCATCATTGGTGAGATTTCCGTTTGAATCATACGTATACGGATTGCCGTTGATATTCGTATAACGGTTCAAGACGTCCGGCGTGTATTGACCGTTTACATAATTATAATAATCAATATTGTTACTACCCTTATCAACCGTTTTACGGTTGCCTACATCATCCAGCGTGAAATCTTCCTTGCTGTCAAAAGTCGTATAGTCGGCATAGGTTTTCTGCGGGTCTAATTCTGATGAGGGCACCCCGTATTTCACACCTGTCAGGCGATAAATAGAATCCATCCCGTAAACATCACCTTTGGCCTCATGTGTCCGCTTCTCGTATTTCTTGTTATCCTCTTTATCATACGCATATTCGAAACCAGCGATAAGCTGTTGGGTGCTGGTGACTTGATGCTTGTAAGAAGAAATCCTGCGGTTATCATCCCAATCAACCACTAATTGCGTTCCGTTTAGATAATCCCTTTGCTTGACACGCCCCGGACCATTATAGGTATACTGTGCTATAACGTCATTCGAGGCGTTCTTGATTTGCTGGATTCTGTTAAGTTCATCCGGGACAAATGTTAATGCCTTGCCAGATGGGCCACAATTAGTTTCACGAAATATCCAAGCGAGTAATTGTCCAGAAATATTTAAAAGTAGTATTAGCATTTATTTTGTTAAGCATCCCTGTTTCTTCAGCAACTTCTTCCTCAGTTCTAACGATTTTTTCTATAGACACCCTATCTTTTATTGTAGTATCAATAGTAGCATAGCGAATATCATATTTAACTATTGCAAAAACATGGGAATATTTGGAGTTACGTTTCCATGTATTATCAAGAGACAGAGCATATTTTCTAAGCCTAAATAAGCGGGTTTGCAGATAAAAATAAACACCTTTGCCTATATTAAGATTACTTAGCCTGTTTATTTCATGTCTCGCATAATCTGCTGACCAAACAACCTTTTTGACAGTTATTTTATGCTCTATTGGTGTGCCTTGCTCACAATATAGGTCAGCACGAATTATCGCAAACACATCATCATATTCCCGTTCAATTCTTTTATGATTCATTATTTCCCCCAAGAAGGATCAGTTAATGAACCAATTTTGTCTCCTGTTATAGGATGATAAACATCTCCAGTAGCTCCAATTATTACATTATCAGCGGGACCAAGATTTACGCTTTCTTTCATCTTATGTAGCCTATTGCTTGCAACATTAGGATCTAAACCATGGTAATCTTTCAAGTGGCTAAATGCCTCTTGTATGCCTTTGTCTCCTGTATAGTGCTTGCTTCCAGGAATATTCTTCGCCACATCTCCGACATCATCACCTTTTTTTATAAACCTACGCGTTGTTCCCGGAACGAAAGGAAGTAAACCAAGTCCATGGTACCAACTAAAACCATGCTCCCTAATGTCTTCAATTGTTAACGCCAAATCTGCTGGTTCCCATAGCACCGAGGCTGCGAATTCAGGTACTTCTGTAAAGACTGATTCCATTGCTGCATAAATTGCCTGATCAAGCATTTGACCTAAATTAGCAAGATAGTTTGCATTTCCTTTTAATCTTTCTATTTCAGATTTGAGATAGAACGCATATTCCGCACCTGACCAACACAGTTTATATGCCCAATGACTTTGAAGCTCTTTTAGCTCTGTCTCTAACTCTTTTATTTGTCGCTCCGCTTCTTTTTCATGTTTTTCAATTAGGGCTTTCTTTTCTTCAAGTGCAATCAGAGCATCTACGTATTCTAACCATTCTTGGAATTCCGCTGCTGCTTTTGCACCTGGGTCTATTTCTTGTTTACTTTTAGCGTATAGTCCAAACGGGTCAACTAAATTTGCTGGATTATTTCCGCAATACGCATACGGGTTAAATAGCTCATCATACCCCTGCGGGTCGCGGGCTAAGAATCTGCCCAATTCAGGCGAATAGTAACGCGCTCTGTAATAATATAAACCCGTCTCAGTATCGTATTCACGCCCAGTATAAAGATACACATTGCCGATAGCGGATTGTTGTAAGGGATTACCAGAGCCGTCAAATATACTCACCTTGCCATACGGGTCGTAAGTATACTTTTCCACAATAACGCCACTGCTATTCGTCACGGCATAGATTGAGCCCTGAGTATTTTCATGGTAATAATAAGTGTTACTATTTCGCTCCATGGTCAGGAGTTCGTCTATCCCATTACCGTGCACATAGGTTGCCAAGAGATTGTTTGACCCATCGCGCTCCTCTATAACCCTTACCCCATCTAAGTAGTATTTAGTTGTTTGTTGTTGGCTGTTAGTCTTGGAAATCCTCCTGCCAAGCGCATCATACTTGAATGAAGCAATTAACTCGTTATCGCTCTTACGGCGAATTTCTATTAAGCGATTAGCATAATCATAGGCATATAAATTAACCCCATCGTCCTTTAGATTACCGTTATTGTCATACACATACGAATTACCGTCTATTAACATATACTGATTCAAGCTGTTGGTGGTATAGTTCTTGGTTGTTGGATTTTGTCCCCATAAAGTCGTTACCAAAGATTCACGATTTCCAACTCCGTCAAAGTTATATTCTTCCTTTTTCTCCCAAGTCGTATAATCCGTGTAATCTGTGGTTGGTGCAAGATTGGTTACACCATATTTCACTCCAACCAAGCGGTAAATGGAATCATGGTTATAGGCATCGCCTTTGTTTTCGTGCGTACGCTTTTCGTATTTCTTGTTGTCTTCTTTATCGTAGGCATACTCGAAGCCAGCGATAACAGATGGCGGATTGGAGATTGTAACATGGGAGTAACTCGTTATACGGCGATTGTCGTCCCAACCCACCGTTAGTTTGGTTTGGTTTAGATATTCTCTTTCTGTTACGCGATACCCAGGTCCAGCATAGGTATATTTGGCTATAATATTATTAACCGAATCTTTGATTTCTTTGTTTCGGTTCAGTTCGTCAGGCACAAAAGTCAAGGCCTTACCGGAGGGATAAGTCAAGCCGGTCTGCTTGCCAACGATATTATAACCCGATGACACGATACCGCTATATGCCCCCAAAATCTGCTCTTCCTCTATGGTCAAGCCGAATGAATTATATTTCATGTTGACTAATAGTGTTTCTTCATAGATGTTATCCGCTTTTTACTTACTCCATGTTTTACAGAAACCTTATAAATAGATAGCGGCAAGCTGTCCTTTTCAATTTTGCCATATAAAGGCAAATGAACATGCATGCCTTCAGTAGCTTTATCATGTAACGCTAACGCAACAAGAAACCTTGCAAAATAAAGCAATCCTTCTGATGTTCCATCTATTGCTATCTCACTTCCCCCCAACGAATTATCAATTCTAAACCTAACTCTAGCAAATTTGTTCTTTTTTATATGAGGAAACTCATCAGGCTTAAGAGATGGTAGTATATATATAAATCTTTTTG
This genomic interval carries:
- a CDS encoding glycosyltransferase family 4 protein encodes the protein MKPAKPTRVLHIITRLILGGAQEDTLLLVNGLQKKPQYQIYLATGPAIGPEGELVTRAKGYKINLLFIPELRRNICPIRDFIAFIKIYRLISNMRPDIVHTHSSKAGILGRLAAKMAGVKTIVHSIYGLPFHPFQNKLVNLFYILAERFCAPFTTKLISIADAMTRQSLAAGVGRREQFETIRSGIELENFLGEPDRTDELRTKYGIAETDKVIGTVARLFPLKGHEFLLEIAPRLIAKFPDVKFMLVGDGILRTQIEDEIARKGMEKHFVFTGHVKPELIPHLIRLMNVLVHPSLREGLARALPQALIMKKPAVSFELDGAGEVIINGKTGFLVTPKDANALYSAVETLLSDDANARKMGNRGYELVKDWFDGKTMVEKVHKLYQKLLE
- a CDS encoding CvpA family protein, coding for MGWAIDIILIVILLGGITLGFFSGFIWQFSRFVFLILAVYITLIIHEPLADWLSDKVNSQFVAQLIIYLFVFLIMYLIMFFISWFVEKAVEKVKLKLADQIFGGIFGLLKSALICGFVLLGLIYYPAFGIATLKNSFLTVPVLKYTRNVIFFMPKTYRDKIQYFVRITKNNIDKPEQKETAK
- the truA gene encoding tRNA pseudouridine(38-40) synthase TruA, which encodes MDATVKRNIKLTIEYDGSGYFGWQSQNGHHATIQETVLKAIQKATGEKPILYGASRTDTGVHAFGQVANFSSQTKLPPERLRAAINAYLPRDIIIRRAEQAPDKFNAQFQAKSKTYCYTVINGATSSALQRNFAYYSKDSGLDIKAMMKAARYLKGKHDFGAFGSPSERNRRYHNIRTIYSISVKEATTMFNGLSIRDIYGRENRIIQIMVKGNGFLYNMVRTIAGTLLLAGKGKISPEDIKKILKSRDRNKAGPTMPAHGLCLLKIEY
- a CDS encoding RHS repeat-associated core domain-containing protein, with amino-acid sequence MIGNRFLFTGRELDAETGLYFYRARTYSTTLGRFLQTDPERDDELFNLYTYCGNNSIDFIDSFGLKRTRARGGSRGEKLTETNTPGTQQGPIIGFSRELKYSDLENLDMLAESAKKSVEGATVQEYPIFALLDIKQLECNC
- a CDS encoding DUF2380 domain-containing protein gives rise to the protein MLILLLNISGQLLAWIFRETNCGPSGKALTFVPDELNRIQQIKNASNDVIAQYTYNGPGRVKQRDYLNGTQLVVDWDDNRRISSYKHQVTSTQQLIAGFEYAYDKEDNKKYEKRTHEAKGDVYGMDSIYRLTGVKYGVPSSELDPQKTYADYTTFDSKEDFTLDDVGNRKTVDKGSNNIDYYNYVNGQYTPDVLNRYTNINGNPYTYDSNGNLTNDGTYKYYYDYANRLAEVRLVSDNSLVAKYWYDATGRRVSKTNSAQETIKHYFDGLHVVQKINTNDVVLAYSIYGNEIVQMEVPAPSTQFPVAGLFYFHENETGSIYAVTNSAGNIVERYKYSAYGKPSFFDANGNSIAQSAIGNTILFNGYNYNQEIGTYEVGNTDFSHELGRALQDINAKKAAAAEAAAGDSGLSEGITLYVDPSIFQGSDVIIPEGPIIIDPDNIIGGQKEYKPPKSGFDLLFNTLFPVLPSQMEQARKEQRERQARQDFLDAIDAMILALENPELIKALEEEKQAEEALSSAIAELVADVATNKSDIETATKYYKGGAWYAKAIAVVAIAAFGVDAALSYVPGLGQEKTAAKIAAKGGRAVAKIARLAKKLKKAQEILEVHHLLPKAKKLKKFFASKGLDVEEFTVLLSRAKHRLKSGKGIHTLLGGNWNKVWEEWILRNPDATSGQILNQLKAMRKKFGI